One Actinomycetota bacterium genomic window carries:
- the bioA gene encoding adenosylmethionine--8-amino-7-oxononanoate transaminase produces the protein MPSDDRTRVLRVTDHTAIWHPFTPMSAWLEDDAPIIERGEGCDLIDTDGRRYIDGVSSLWVNVHGHGHPRIVEAIVEQTRRLQHSTFLGLSHPPAIELAERLIALAPGRLSRVFYSENGAAAAEVALKMAFSYWRNRGETRPLFVSVENGYHGDTLGAVSVGSIERFHEAYRPLLFPSASIPSPYCYRCPLGRTYPACEIACADVLEDVLRREGDGVAAVVVEPLVQGAGGIITAPDGHLARVAEIARRHGTLLVVDEIATGFGRTGTMFACEQESVEPDLMCVGKGLTGGYLPLSATLATEEIFEAFLGRPEEHKTLYHGHSYSANPITCAAALATLDVFEEERTIERLQPKIELLSRLLKPLADHPFVGDVRRRGFMAGIELVADRATKDPFPESLQIGARVARAARPLGAIIRPLGDVMVLMPPLAIDDDRLSRLVAITAQAIEDVTASLR, from the coding sequence GTGCCGTCCGACGACCGGACCCGAGTGCTTCGAGTCACCGACCACACGGCGATCTGGCATCCGTTCACGCCGATGTCGGCGTGGCTCGAGGACGACGCGCCGATCATCGAGCGCGGCGAAGGTTGCGACCTGATCGACACCGACGGGCGCCGTTACATCGACGGCGTCTCATCGCTCTGGGTCAACGTGCACGGCCACGGGCATCCGCGCATCGTCGAAGCGATCGTCGAGCAGACCCGCCGGCTCCAGCACTCGACGTTCCTCGGCCTCAGCCATCCGCCGGCGATCGAGCTCGCCGAGCGATTGATCGCGCTGGCGCCCGGCCGCCTCTCGCGTGTCTTCTACTCCGAGAACGGCGCGGCCGCCGCGGAGGTCGCGCTCAAGATGGCGTTCTCCTACTGGCGGAATCGCGGCGAGACCCGGCCGCTGTTCGTTTCGGTCGAGAACGGCTATCACGGCGACACGCTCGGCGCGGTTTCGGTCGGGAGCATCGAGCGCTTCCACGAGGCATACCGCCCGCTGCTGTTCCCGTCGGCTTCCATACCCTCACCGTACTGCTATCGATGCCCGCTCGGGCGCACTTACCCGGCGTGCGAGATCGCGTGCGCCGACGTGCTCGAGGACGTCCTTCGGCGCGAAGGCGACGGCGTCGCCGCGGTCGTCGTCGAGCCGCTCGTGCAGGGCGCCGGCGGGATCATCACCGCGCCCGACGGTCATCTGGCCCGCGTCGCGGAGATCGCCCGCCGCCACGGCACGCTGCTCGTCGTCGACGAGATCGCGACCGGTTTCGGCCGTACGGGGACGATGTTCGCCTGCGAGCAAGAGAGCGTCGAGCCCGACCTCATGTGCGTCGGCAAGGGCCTCACGGGCGGGTATCTCCCGCTCTCGGCCACGCTCGCCACCGAGGAGATCTTCGAAGCGTTCCTCGGCCGGCCCGAGGAACACAAGACCCTGTACCACGGCCACTCCTACTCGGCGAACCCGATCACGTGCGCTGCGGCGCTGGCGACGCTCGACGTGTTCGAAGAGGAACGAACGATCGAGCGGCTGCAACCCAAGATCGAGCTGCTCTCGCGCCTGCTCAAGCCGCTCGCCGATCACCCCTTCGTCGGCGACGTGCGACGGCGCGGGTTCATGGCCGGCATCGAGCTGGTGGCCGACCGCGCGACGAAGGACCCGTTCCCCGAGTCGCTGCAGATCGGCGCCCGCGTGGCGCGCGCCGCACGTCCTCTCGGGGCGATCATCCGGCCGCTCGGCGACGTGATGGTGTTGATGCCGCCGCTCGCGATCGACGACGACCGGCTGAGCCGCCTGGTCGCGATCACGGCGCAGGCGATCGAGGACGTCACCGCGTCGTTGCGATGA
- the bioF gene encoding 8-amino-7-oxononanoate synthase encodes MSDPLGFIAKELATLEDDALLREVRALDSAQEPEVVLDGARMILLASNNYLGLATHPQVVEAAAEAARRWGAGTGSARLISGGMRLHDELEERLAAFKRAGSALLFSSGYLANLGTISALVSRGDAIFSDELNHASIIDGARLSHADVHVYRHADPEHLATLLREHGARRRSLVVTDTVFSMDGDVAPLPEIVEVCERAGAILMVDEAHATGVVGPGGRGTVAHFGLEGRVPVVMGTISKALGSAGGYIAGSSDLIAYLRNRARAFIFDTAPTPPTVAAATAALAVLEHEPERPERARALARKLAAGLRASGFAVPEPAAAIVPVVVGSSETALAFAIALLDQGVLVPAIRPPSVPAGTARLRATVMATHSDAHIDAAVRAFAGARVGAWIP; translated from the coding sequence ATGAGCGATCCTCTCGGCTTCATCGCCAAGGAGCTTGCCACGCTCGAGGACGACGCGCTGCTGCGGGAGGTCCGCGCGCTCGACTCGGCTCAAGAGCCGGAGGTCGTGCTCGACGGCGCGCGCATGATCCTGCTCGCGTCGAACAACTACCTGGGCCTCGCAACGCATCCCCAGGTCGTCGAGGCGGCCGCGGAGGCGGCGCGGCGCTGGGGAGCCGGCACGGGCTCGGCGCGACTCATCAGCGGCGGCATGCGCCTGCACGACGAGCTCGAGGAGCGACTCGCCGCGTTCAAGCGGGCCGGATCGGCGCTGCTTTTTTCGTCGGGCTACCTCGCGAACCTCGGCACGATCTCCGCGCTGGTTTCTCGTGGCGATGCGATCTTCTCCGACGAGCTGAACCACGCCTCGATCATCGACGGCGCACGTCTCTCTCACGCGGACGTGCATGTATATCGCCACGCAGATCCCGAACATCTCGCGACGCTTCTCCGCGAACACGGCGCCCGGCGGCGGAGTCTCGTTGTGACCGACACGGTCTTCTCGATGGACGGCGACGTCGCACCGCTCCCCGAGATCGTGGAGGTTTGCGAGCGAGCCGGCGCCATCCTGATGGTCGACGAGGCTCACGCCACCGGGGTCGTCGGGCCGGGCGGCCGGGGCACCGTCGCGCACTTCGGCCTCGAGGGTCGCGTGCCGGTGGTGATGGGCACCATTTCGAAGGCGCTCGGCTCGGCCGGCGGGTACATCGCAGGATCCTCAGACTTGATCGCCTACCTCCGGAACCGCGCCCGCGCTTTCATCTTCGACACCGCTCCGACGCCGCCGACGGTCGCGGCTGCGACCGCGGCGCTCGCGGTCCTCGAGCACGAGCCGGAGCGTCCCGAACGCGCGCGCGCGCTCGCCCGGAAGCTTGCCGCCGGCCTCCGCGCGTCGGGGTTCGCTGTTCCCGAGCCGGCCGCCGCGATCGTGCCCGTAGTCGTCGGGAGCTCCGAGACGGCTCTGGCGTTCGCGATCGCGCTGCTGGATCAAGGCGTCCTGGTCCCGGCGATCCGACCGCCGAGCGTGCCGGCGGGCACAGCGCGATTGCGCGCCACCGTGATGGCAACGCACAGCGACGCGCACATCGATGCAGCCGTGCGCGCGTTCGCCGGCGCCAGGGTCGGCGCCTGGATCCCGTGA
- the bioD gene encoding dethiobiotin synthase, which yields MITFVTGTDTGVGKTIASAWLVAAARAAGRSVRYAKPVQTGLAPGEHGSDADFVRAATGAECEELLRLTEPLAPAVAAERADTTIDADRLVSALQERAKDCDELVVEGAGGLLVPLDEGWTMADLAGALGAQVVVVTRPGLGTLNHTALTLEAAGRRGLLVAGLVVCGWPVKPGITEQTNLERLAAMAPILHTIPFLPGVSVERSEPGPLRDLLAQV from the coding sequence GTGATCACCTTCGTCACCGGAACCGATACCGGCGTCGGCAAGACGATCGCGTCGGCCTGGCTCGTCGCCGCGGCCCGCGCCGCCGGCCGGTCGGTCCGCTACGCGAAGCCGGTTCAGACGGGGCTCGCTCCCGGGGAACACGGATCGGACGCCGACTTCGTCCGCGCCGCCACCGGCGCGGAGTGCGAGGAGCTCCTCCGGCTCACCGAACCGCTCGCGCCTGCGGTCGCCGCGGAGCGCGCCGACACCACGATCGATGCGGATCGGCTGGTCTCCGCGCTGCAGGAACGCGCGAAGGACTGCGACGAGCTCGTCGTCGAAGGAGCCGGCGGCCTGTTGGTTCCACTGGACGAAGGTTGGACGATGGCGGATCTCGCGGGGGCGCTCGGCGCGCAGGTCGTGGTGGTGACGCGGCCGGGCCTCGGCACGCTCAACCACACGGCGCTGACGCTCGAGGCGGCGGGCCGGCGCGGGCTTCTCGTCGCCGGGTTGGTGGTGTGCGGCTGGCCGGTCAAGCCTGGGATCACCGAGCAGACGAATCTCGAACGCCTCGCCGCGATGGCGCCGATCCTCCATACGATCCCGTTCCTGCCGGGCGTTTCGGTCGAGCGCTCGGAACCGGGTCCTCTCCGCGACCTGCTCGCACAAGTCTGA
- a CDS encoding carboxypeptidase regulatory-like domain-containing protein — MHARIPPLRAVAALSAVVLSSLAGVGVAPAATTGSISGTVTAVEGGPLAGACVNVFAPGAGEQGSTQTDAAGRYLVNGLASGSYKVLFHGCDNVEYLPEWYDNAPDEASATLVVVQDAAETSGVDAALAVGGSVSGLVTDESGTPLAGECVSVGNSTTGHGVNTNADGTYRIPGLPSGSYTAQFGCHTPGNYLMEWYDNKPSPFTADPVIVVEGSETSGIDAALTAAGHITGTVTDETGAPIYAVCVTAYGPLDYYQVATAETGEYYIDQLPAGDYRMFFEDCVHITHASEWYDDKPNIAAADPVAVVGGQTTSGVDIELASTTPTSGFIFGNVTDLVGDPLAGICVEVRKPFGTVLGVWTTNDAGDYQAGAFVPGGYKVLFRDCVPGGATTAEWYDDKPTFAQANQIEVPIAGNAQADASLLTCSTGPDSDGDGVTDCDESKAGTDPSDPDSDGDLFSDGFEEHGGTCLALPLEGGSDPVNALSNPLVTLPVPPLRLPTPLDPVCN, encoded by the coding sequence ATGCACGCGCGCATCCCGCCTCTCCGAGCGGTCGCCGCTCTATCGGCGGTGGTCTTGTCCTCCCTGGCCGGCGTCGGTGTAGCACCGGCGGCTACGACCGGTTCGATCAGTGGGACGGTCACGGCGGTCGAGGGAGGCCCTCTTGCCGGCGCGTGCGTCAACGTCTTCGCGCCGGGAGCCGGAGAGCAGGGCTCAACACAGACGGACGCCGCGGGCCGCTATCTCGTAAACGGTCTGGCTTCGGGGAGCTACAAGGTGCTCTTCCATGGCTGCGACAACGTCGAGTACCTCCCCGAGTGGTACGACAACGCACCGGACGAAGCCTCCGCGACGCTCGTCGTGGTGCAGGACGCAGCCGAGACCTCCGGGGTCGACGCCGCGCTGGCCGTCGGCGGAAGCGTCAGCGGCCTAGTGACTGACGAATCGGGGACGCCGCTTGCCGGAGAATGCGTGAGCGTGGGCAACTCCACGACAGGCCACGGCGTGAACACGAACGCCGACGGCACATACCGGATCCCGGGCTTGCCGAGCGGCTCGTACACGGCTCAGTTCGGCTGCCACACGCCGGGGAACTACCTCATGGAGTGGTACGACAACAAGCCGAGTCCCTTCACCGCCGATCCCGTGATCGTGGTCGAGGGAAGCGAGACCTCGGGGATCGACGCCGCGCTGACCGCCGCGGGACACATCACGGGCACCGTCACCGATGAGACCGGCGCTCCCATCTACGCGGTATGCGTCACGGCCTACGGCCCACTCGACTACTACCAGGTGGCCACCGCGGAGACCGGCGAGTACTACATCGACCAGCTCCCCGCAGGCGACTACCGAATGTTCTTCGAAGACTGCGTCCACATCACGCACGCGTCCGAGTGGTACGACGACAAGCCCAATATTGCGGCCGCCGATCCGGTCGCGGTTGTCGGTGGACAGACGACGTCCGGGGTCGATATCGAGCTCGCGTCGACGACGCCAACGAGCGGATTCATCTTCGGGAATGTCACTGACTTGGTGGGTGATCCGCTCGCCGGTATCTGCGTAGAGGTCCGCAAGCCGTTTGGGACGGTGCTCGGGGTTTGGACAACGAACGACGCAGGGGACTACCAGGCTGGTGCGTTCGTTCCGGGCGGCTACAAGGTCTTGTTCCGAGACTGTGTCCCAGGCGGAGCGACGACGGCCGAATGGTATGACGATAAACCGACCTTTGCCCAGGCCAATCAAATCGAGGTTCCCATCGCCGGAAACGCGCAGGCGGACGCGAGCCTTTTGACCTGCTCGACTGGCCCCGACTCCGACGGCGACGGCGTCACCGACTGCGATGAGTCCAAGGCCGGGACCGATCCATCGGACCCGGACTCCGACGGTGATCTCTTCAGCGACGGCTTCGAGGAGCACGGGGGGACCTGCCTCGCGCTGCCATTGGAGGGCGGGTCCGATCCGGTGAACGCTCTTTCGAACCCGCTCGTTACGCTGCCGGTGCCGCCGCTGCGCCTTCCAACGCCGCTCGATCCGGTCTGCAACTAA
- a CDS encoding NADH:flavin oxidoreductase: MTSVLHQPISIGGMTVRNRLYRAPVLEGAGNGPDAAGIYADAFGENARAGVGLIIQGNSCISEEGRSSPGMTLFNTRKRALALTEVTKAVHAGGGRIMLQIGHAGIYAMEGWHATYAKARTAPIIAVSKPPVHVRPALRGVPIHVLTTEEIREMAEQFGRCAAWAREAGYDGVQIASSNAKMIHQFISPYYNRRGDEFGGSTRNRARMLELIADRIRTHAGEDYPLTVKIPMGEDSPPLSPAIDMKEGLELCRLAEEFGYHAITPVGLSVFPHGSLCRGGYPSSIDDTASIQKRYEEALGGSKFKLRVLRWGYKRGAKQYPFMPVWNRPFFTAAKKAVSIPVFAVGGIRHLDECEQILGAGEADMIGIGRPFYAEPELPARLLGGDHGDTLCESSNRCLPPQMLGMKAACYNPNVNRKKAAL, translated from the coding sequence GTGACCTCGGTCCTGCACCAACCCATCTCCATCGGCGGGATGACCGTCCGCAACCGCCTCTACCGCGCGCCCGTACTCGAAGGCGCCGGCAACGGCCCCGATGCGGCTGGGATCTACGCGGACGCCTTCGGCGAAAACGCGCGTGCCGGCGTCGGGCTGATCATCCAAGGAAACTCCTGCATCAGCGAGGAGGGACGCTCGTCGCCGGGCATGACGTTGTTCAACACGCGCAAGCGGGCGCTCGCGCTCACCGAGGTCACCAAGGCGGTCCACGCGGGCGGCGGACGGATCATGCTCCAGATCGGTCACGCCGGGATCTACGCGATGGAAGGCTGGCACGCCACGTACGCGAAGGCCCGGACCGCTCCCATCATCGCGGTGTCGAAGCCGCCGGTTCACGTGCGGCCCGCGTTGCGCGGCGTCCCGATCCACGTGCTGACGACCGAGGAGATCCGCGAGATGGCCGAGCAGTTCGGCCGGTGCGCCGCCTGGGCGCGCGAGGCCGGCTACGACGGCGTGCAGATCGCGTCGTCGAACGCAAAGATGATCCACCAGTTCATCTCGCCGTACTACAACCGCCGCGGCGACGAGTTCGGCGGCTCGACGCGCAACCGCGCGCGGATGCTCGAGCTCATCGCCGATCGGATCCGCACGCATGCCGGCGAGGACTATCCGCTCACGGTGAAGATCCCGATGGGCGAGGACTCGCCGCCGCTCTCGCCGGCGATCGACATGAAGGAAGGCCTCGAGCTGTGCCGGCTCGCCGAGGAGTTCGGCTACCACGCGATCACACCGGTCGGGCTTTCGGTCTTCCCGCACGGTTCGCTCTGCCGCGGCGGCTATCCGTCGTCGATCGACGACACCGCATCGATCCAGAAGCGCTACGAGGAAGCGCTCGGCGGCTCGAAGTTCAAGCTGCGCGTGCTGCGTTGGGGCTACAAGCGCGGCGCGAAGCAGTACCCGTTCATGCCGGTGTGGAATCGCCCGTTCTTCACCGCGGCCAAGAAGGCCGTTTCGATCCCGGTGTTCGCGGTCGGCGGGATCAGACATCTCGACGAGTGCGAGCAGATCCTCGGCGCCGGCGAGGCCGACATGATCGGTATCGGGCGCCCGTTCTACGCTGAGCCCGAGCTGCCCGCGCGTCTCCTCGGCGGGGATCACGGCGACACGCTGTGCGAGTCGTCGAATCGGTGCCTGCCGCCGCAGATGCTGGGGATGAAGGCCGCTTGCTACAACCCGAACGTGAACCGCAAGAAGGCGGCCCTTC
- a CDS encoding acyl-CoA dehydrogenase family protein, with amino-acid sequence MAGTGFATKLSELLPKIKERREEIEEGRRMPKDLVADMAATGIWKAGFPTDLGGDGASITDGMRVFEKIAAVDGSAGWIAMICGGGADVAPKMTEEGIKEVFSDPSMPTAAAIPPKGMAVPVDGGFKFNGTWPFASGITHVDWVAAGCVILYDGQPRMTPMGIPELVWGFVPVTEIEVQDTWFVNGLKGTGSNDFSGKDVFVPAHRTFHMFDPTNWSRPQDPGTRTDIAGFASMVASVGLGIARGAIDELIELAGGKMPTMSMTSLANKPSTQIEVARLEAKLSGARAFLYDSMEDLWDTLLTGEKFTPRQNALVRLAASEAARVAASVAHRVSTIAGGNSLYLKSPIQRMQRDADAVTHHFVLSPPVLEDAGRVLLGLEPTSPLF; translated from the coding sequence ATGGCCGGGACGGGTTTCGCCACCAAGCTGAGCGAGCTGCTGCCGAAGATCAAGGAGCGGCGGGAGGAGATCGAAGAAGGCCGCCGGATGCCGAAAGACCTCGTCGCCGACATGGCCGCGACCGGTATCTGGAAAGCCGGCTTCCCGACCGATCTGGGCGGGGACGGCGCCTCGATCACCGATGGGATGCGGGTCTTCGAGAAGATCGCCGCGGTCGATGGGTCCGCCGGCTGGATCGCCATGATCTGCGGCGGCGGCGCGGACGTCGCCCCGAAGATGACCGAGGAGGGAATCAAGGAGGTCTTCTCCGACCCCTCGATGCCGACGGCGGCCGCGATCCCCCCGAAGGGAATGGCCGTTCCCGTCGATGGTGGGTTCAAGTTCAACGGGACGTGGCCCTTCGCGAGCGGCATCACCCACGTCGACTGGGTGGCCGCCGGATGCGTCATCCTCTACGACGGTCAGCCACGGATGACCCCGATGGGGATCCCGGAGCTCGTGTGGGGCTTCGTGCCGGTGACGGAGATCGAGGTCCAGGACACGTGGTTCGTGAACGGCCTCAAGGGGACCGGGTCGAACGACTTCAGCGGTAAGGACGTCTTCGTCCCGGCGCACCGCACGTTCCACATGTTCGACCCGACGAACTGGAGCCGGCCACAAGACCCCGGCACACGGACCGACATCGCGGGTTTCGCCTCCATGGTGGCGAGCGTCGGACTGGGGATCGCGCGCGGAGCGATCGACGAGCTCATCGAGCTCGCCGGCGGGAAGATGCCGACGATGAGCATGACGAGCCTCGCGAACAAGCCTTCGACACAGATCGAAGTCGCACGTCTGGAGGCGAAGCTCAGCGGCGCGAGGGCGTTCCTCTACGACTCGATGGAGGATCTGTGGGACACGCTGCTCACCGGCGAGAAGTTCACGCCCCGGCAGAATGCCCTTGTGCGGCTCGCTGCGAGCGAGGCGGCGAGAGTCGCCGCGTCCGTCGCCCACCGCGTGAGCACGATCGCCGGCGGGAACTCGCTCTACTTGAAGTCGCCGATCCAGCGGATGCAGCGCGACGCGGATGCGGTCACGCACCACTTCGTGCTGTCGCCGCCGGTGCTCGAAGATGCCGGGCGCGTGCTGCTCGGGCTGGAGCCGACCTCGCCGCTGTTCTAG
- a CDS encoding adenylate/guanylate cyclase domain-containing protein yields the protein MKNCPSCGTEAPDDARFCSACGATLAEPARAEERKLVTVLFADVTGYTVLGEKLDAERLKEIMDAYFVAMREAIEAEGGTVEKFIGDAVMAVFGAPVAHEDDPARALRAALGMRERLKALNESLRASHDVALEMRIGVNSGEVMAIADPSRGMGLVTGDAVSVAARLEQNAEPGEVLVAERVARATRGFTFAEVGPLALKGKGQAVRALRLVGDQRAATERGIPGLRAPLVGRDSEMELLASLFKRVADEKRPHLATVYGDAGVGKSRLTSEFLQGIESGAHAPLIVSGRCLPYGEGVTYWPLAEILKGLAGVLDTDPPDLVVEKIRKLGRELLTPEVAAEPARSTAALAYTVGVEDPAVSFRELSPRQVRVETHSAWRSLFSGLALDRPVVALIEDIHWADSALLDLLEELADRIQGPVLLICPARPELTERRPAWGGGRRNFSSIFLDPLSLDEAGRLIEFLLSVEDLPRDVNERILERAEGNPFFLEEIVRHLIDEGMIVHEEGRWKGTAECGEVVIPDTVQGVLAARIDLLSLQEKRVAQSAAVVGRIFWTGPLRRLVGDEVDDIDEVLDGLESRELIRARLSSSIGGDREYIFKHVLTRDVSYEGLPRRDRAAAHATVAVWLEETAGERRREFAELLAYHFGEAVKGAARLDAVDAEPLRANAVRYLLLASDVAKDRYVIERSQRYAEEALALASDGIERAEALELLGLAYQYNYRGQDAWRTLCQAVDEVVAAAPDDHRRIAEFCAWALETPLRYPGSMTRVTPEHEVRKYIDIGMEAASHLGEDSPELIRILIGKSFWPYAFPPENDEEYSTAKADGLRAAEMARRLGDPRLESAALDGAGSAPMMQGLYREAEEIHRRRLRLTSQLGDPWEVGDIHAMVAWVDFIMGRFRNAATANDERIAVTESDAPGVAVHVLSWTVLARFRLGEWDEALADLRRIEDLLGERRSTPPYFASRAFAAAALIHEVQGNSAAADAIISRLRVLETEHDEKDLVAWSPWLAPLFIRRGDIDRAMAIAEYAQTVKRWSGLHSVYYEAVCEALPAAGRWEEIPERARDLRAYAERGGFEALPPAVDVMEGRLAVHSGDLERAVELFRSAIEGFARLGAAWDVARAELALGETLLALRRRDEAAELLRGAFDTFERLGAARERDQARTLLG from the coding sequence ATGAAGAACTGCCCTTCCTGTGGGACCGAAGCCCCCGACGACGCCCGGTTCTGCTCGGCGTGCGGCGCAACGCTGGCCGAGCCGGCCCGAGCCGAGGAGCGGAAGCTCGTCACCGTGCTCTTCGCCGACGTCACCGGCTACACGGTCCTCGGCGAGAAGCTCGACGCCGAACGCCTGAAGGAGATCATGGACGCTTACTTCGTCGCGATGCGCGAGGCGATCGAGGCAGAGGGTGGGACCGTCGAGAAGTTCATCGGCGACGCGGTCATGGCCGTGTTCGGGGCTCCGGTCGCACACGAGGACGACCCGGCACGCGCGCTGCGGGCCGCACTTGGGATGCGCGAGCGCCTCAAGGCCCTGAACGAGTCGCTGCGCGCGTCACACGACGTCGCGCTCGAGATGCGGATCGGCGTTAACTCGGGCGAGGTCATGGCGATCGCCGACCCTTCACGCGGGATGGGCCTTGTCACCGGCGACGCAGTGAGCGTCGCGGCCCGGCTCGAGCAGAACGCCGAGCCCGGAGAAGTCCTGGTGGCCGAACGCGTCGCCCGGGCGACCCGCGGCTTCACGTTCGCTGAGGTTGGACCACTCGCGCTGAAAGGTAAAGGGCAGGCAGTCCGCGCACTGCGGCTCGTCGGCGATCAACGCGCGGCAACCGAGCGAGGCATCCCCGGCCTGCGCGCGCCGCTCGTCGGTCGGGACTCCGAGATGGAGCTCCTTGCGTCGTTGTTCAAGCGAGTCGCGGACGAGAAGCGGCCGCACCTCGCCACGGTCTACGGCGACGCCGGTGTCGGGAAGAGCCGCCTCACGTCGGAGTTCCTCCAGGGGATCGAGTCCGGGGCGCATGCTCCTCTGATCGTCTCCGGGCGCTGCCTTCCGTACGGCGAAGGCGTCACGTACTGGCCGCTGGCCGAAATCCTCAAGGGCCTCGCCGGCGTCCTCGATACCGACCCACCCGACCTCGTCGTCGAGAAGATCCGTAAGCTCGGGCGCGAGCTGCTCACGCCGGAGGTCGCCGCCGAGCCGGCCCGTTCGACGGCCGCACTTGCGTACACGGTCGGGGTCGAGGACCCGGCCGTTTCTTTCCGTGAGCTGTCACCACGTCAGGTCCGGGTCGAGACGCACTCCGCCTGGCGCTCGCTGTTCTCGGGACTGGCCCTGGATCGCCCGGTCGTTGCGTTGATCGAGGACATACACTGGGCGGACTCGGCGCTGCTCGATCTCCTCGAGGAGCTCGCCGACCGGATACAGGGACCGGTCCTGCTGATCTGTCCGGCGCGTCCGGAGCTCACGGAGCGCCGGCCGGCGTGGGGCGGCGGACGGCGGAACTTCTCGTCGATCTTCTTGGATCCGTTGTCGCTCGACGAAGCGGGCCGCCTCATCGAGTTCCTTCTGTCGGTAGAGGATCTCCCGCGCGACGTGAACGAGCGCATCCTTGAGCGAGCGGAGGGCAACCCGTTCTTCCTCGAGGAGATCGTGCGGCATCTGATCGACGAGGGGATGATCGTCCACGAAGAAGGCCGCTGGAAGGGCACCGCCGAGTGCGGCGAAGTCGTCATCCCCGACACGGTGCAAGGTGTGCTCGCCGCCCGGATCGACCTGTTGTCGCTGCAGGAGAAACGCGTGGCCCAGAGCGCAGCGGTCGTCGGTCGCATCTTCTGGACCGGGCCACTGCGCAGGCTCGTCGGCGACGAAGTCGACGACATCGACGAGGTGCTCGACGGCCTGGAGTCCCGCGAGCTGATCCGCGCTCGCCTGTCGTCCTCGATCGGCGGTGACCGCGAGTACATCTTCAAGCACGTTCTCACGCGCGACGTCTCGTACGAAGGCCTGCCGAGGCGCGATCGCGCCGCGGCGCATGCCACGGTGGCAGTGTGGCTGGAGGAAACCGCCGGCGAACGGCGCCGTGAGTTCGCGGAGCTTCTCGCCTACCACTTCGGGGAGGCGGTGAAGGGTGCCGCTCGTCTCGACGCGGTCGACGCGGAGCCGCTTCGCGCGAACGCCGTGCGTTACCTCCTCCTCGCTTCGGACGTCGCGAAGGATCGCTACGTCATCGAGCGGAGCCAGCGGTACGCGGAGGAAGCGCTCGCGCTCGCGTCCGACGGTATCGAGCGTGCGGAGGCTCTTGAGCTGCTCGGACTCGCCTACCAATACAACTATCGAGGGCAGGACGCGTGGCGGACGCTTTGCCAGGCCGTCGATGAGGTGGTGGCGGCGGCTCCCGACGACCATCGCCGCATCGCGGAGTTCTGCGCGTGGGCGCTGGAGACCCCGCTGCGATACCCGGGATCCATGACGCGCGTGACTCCCGAGCACGAGGTTCGCAAGTACATCGACATCGGAATGGAAGCCGCGTCGCATCTCGGCGAGGACTCCCCGGAGCTGATCCGTATCCTGATCGGCAAGTCGTTCTGGCCGTACGCATTCCCCCCCGAGAACGACGAGGAGTACTCGACCGCGAAGGCCGACGGACTGCGCGCGGCGGAGATGGCGCGCCGCCTCGGGGATCCCCGCCTCGAGTCCGCGGCTCTGGACGGAGCAGGATCGGCGCCGATGATGCAGGGCCTCTATCGCGAGGCCGAGGAGATCCATCGTCGCCGGTTGCGATTGACTTCTCAGCTCGGCGATCCGTGGGAGGTCGGCGACATCCACGCGATGGTGGCATGGGTCGACTTCATCATGGGTCGATTCAGGAACGCGGCGACCGCGAACGACGAACGCATCGCTGTGACCGAATCCGACGCGCCCGGCGTCGCGGTTCACGTCCTATCGTGGACCGTGCTCGCGCGATTCCGCCTGGGTGAATGGGACGAAGCCCTCGCGGACCTCCGGCGCATAGAGGACCTCCTCGGTGAACGCCGCTCCACCCCGCCGTACTTCGCTTCGCGCGCGTTCGCCGCGGCTGCGCTCATCCATGAGGTCCAAGGGAACAGCGCCGCCGCCGACGCGATCATCTCGAGACTACGAGTTCTCGAGACCGAGCACGACGAAAAGGATCTCGTTGCGTGGAGTCCCTGGCTCGCTCCGCTTTTCATCCGTCGCGGCGACATCGACCGGGCGATGGCGATCGCCGAGTACGCCCAGACGGTGAAGCGGTGGAGCGGGCTGCATTCGGTGTACTACGAAGCTGTCTGTGAGGCGCTGCCCGCCGCCGGGCGATGGGAAGAGATCCCCGAGCGAGCACGCGACCTCCGGGCATACGCGGAGCGAGGCGGGTTCGAGGCGCTGCCGCCGGCGGTGGACGTGATGGAGGGACGGCTGGCGGTGCACTCGGGGGACCTCGAGCGGGCTGTGGAGCTGTTTCGGTCTGCGATCGAAGGGTTCGCGCGGCTGGGTGCTGCCTGGGACGTCGCGCGGGCCGAGCTCGCGCTAGGGGAGACCTTGCTCGCGCTCAGGCGCCGAGACGAAGCTGCCGAACTCCTGCGCGGAGCTTTTGACACGTTCGAGCGGCTGGGCGCGGCGCGCGAGCGGGATCAGGCGCGCACCCTCTTGGGCTAG